A section of the Spirochaetota bacterium genome encodes:
- a CDS encoding MoaD/ThiS family protein, giving the protein MGKEHISIIIEGVGILRKELNKKKIILPCDVLVSDLAKKIKIKKGLQVAFFRNGKRVQLHTKLKDGDTIKIVPLVFGG; this is encoded by the coding sequence ATGGGGAAAGAACATATAAGTATCATCATAGAAGGTGTTGGTATTTTGCGCAAAGAGTTGAATAAGAAAAAAATTATATTGCCCTGTGATGTCCTGGTTTCTGATTTAGCAAAAAAGATAAAAATAAAAAAAGGCCTTCAGGTAGCTTTCTTTAGAAACGGAAAGCGTGTGCAATTGCACACAAAACTTAAAGATGGGGATACCATAAAAATTGTCCCTTTAGTATTTGGAGGATAG